One genomic region from Rothia dentocariosa ATCC 17931 encodes:
- a CDS encoding pilus assembly protein TadG-related protein gives MVVSYIHAVRSRDGDNDEGSISPLIVGMCALILLIASVTLAVTGAHVQTHRLEDLADAQAISIARTIEHGFSEYSDKSADNARARQLAAKYLEESGASHEFVNLQVDSVQISDDRTVHVTLRARIHPPIVSAVVPDGFEVKAQARARIHQKQKDEK, from the coding sequence ATGGTAGTTTCGTACATTCATGCCGTTCGAAGTCGTGACGGTGATAATGATGAGGGGAGCATTAGTCCGCTCATCGTTGGTATGTGCGCTCTGATACTGTTGATAGCATCAGTGACTTTAGCGGTCACGGGTGCTCACGTACAAACCCACAGACTCGAAGACCTTGCGGATGCGCAAGCCATTTCCATTGCACGAACTATAGAGCATGGATTCTCGGAATATTCCGATAAATCTGCAGACAACGCTCGAGCTAGGCAGCTTGCTGCCAAATATCTGGAGGAGAGTGGAGCTTCTCACGAATTCGTGAACTTGCAGGTAGACTCGGTGCAGATTAGCGATGACCGTACTGTTCATGTCACGTTACGTGCTAGGATTCATCCTCCGATCGTTTCGGCCGTGGTTCCTGATGGTTTTGAGGTGAAGGCTCAGGCTCGCGCCCGCATCCACCAGAAACAGAAGGACGAAAAGTAA
- a CDS encoding TadE family protein yields the protein MSRHQKQELAAPPSERGDASTEFVMVSALLVLLTVAILQVSYAFYTRNILLDAASAGARYGTLYDRTPEEGRERAEQIIRGNLPESYAQDVHTSVYVDPSGIRILEVHITAPLPVLGPWGFPGSISVSGHAAYIQS from the coding sequence ATGAGCCGACATCAAAAACAAGAGCTTGCAGCACCGCCGTCAGAACGAGGGGATGCTAGCACTGAGTTCGTCATGGTTTCTGCTCTCTTAGTACTGCTGACCGTCGCAATTTTGCAGGTTTCCTATGCATTTTACACGCGCAATATTCTGTTGGATGCGGCAAGCGCGGGCGCTCGCTACGGAACATTGTACGACCGCACCCCTGAGGAAGGTCGGGAACGAGCAGAGCAGATTATTCGGGGGAACTTACCTGAGAGTTATGCGCAAGATGTACATACATCGGTATATGTCGATCCGTCTGGAATTCGTATTCTTGAGGTTCACATTACCGCTCCTTTGCCCGTACTGGGACCGTGGGGGTTCCCAGGTTCTATTTCGGTGAGTGGTCATGCTGCGTATATTCAGTCTTAG